The bacterium genome segment ATGGTCGAGATCGGCGGCATGCCGATCCTCTGGCACATCATGAAGATCTACGGCTTTCACGGCGTGGAGCGCTTCGTCCTCTGCCTCGGCTACAAGGGCTGGGTGATCAAGCAGTATTTCCTCCGCTACCACGAGATGATGCGTGATTTCACCGTTTCCATGGACCACCCGGAGTCGCCCGAGTTCCACAACCGGCGCGGCGAAGAGCGGTGGCAGGTGACCTGTTCAGAGACCGGAGAGGAATCGGGTACCGGTGCGCGGCTCCGACTGGTGCGGGACTATCTCGACAAGGAGACCTTCTTCTTCACGTATGGCGACGCGGTCGGCAACGTGGATATCGGCAAGCTGCTCGACTATCACTACGAGCAGGGCAAGATCGCGACCGTCACCGGCGTTCATCCAACGTCCCGGTACGGCGAGATGGAAGTCAAGGACGGCGTCGCCCTCGAGTTCAACGAGAAACCGACCGTGGCTACGGGCGTGGTCAGCGGAGGCTTCTTTGTCTTCCAACGGGAGGTGTTCGACTACCTGAACGACGACCCAGAGCTCCTGCTCGAGCTCGAGCCGCTGCAGGCTCTGGCCCGCGACGGCGAGCTCGCGGTTTATGTCCACGAGGGTCACTGGGAGCCGATGGACACCTACCGGGATTACCTCCACCTCAACAAGACCTGGCGCGAGGGCAGCCCGCCCTGGAAGATCTGGAAGGACTAGGGAATCGCCGTTTCTACGGAAAGCCGACCACGAACACCAGCGAATTGCTGCCCGGGTTGAGGTCGTAGAACCCGGCGTTCGACAGATGGTAGACGAGCAGACCGAGTCGGAGATCTCGGCGAGTTCGATAGGTCGCTTCCAGGCTACTGCGAAACTCGATCGCTCCGCCCAGGTCCTTGCCGTCACCCTTCTCGAACACGCTCACCGCGAACCCGGGCCGCACGCGCCATTTGCCGCCCGGCTCCCACCTCCAGGAGGCTCCCGCGTAAGCCCACACCGCTTCATCGGCGGTCCCGGCGATCCCACCGACGAGGTCGAACCCCCTGGTGCCCATTGGGCGCTGAATCTCGAAGCCCAGCTCGGACGTTTCGCCCTCTTTCTCGAGCCCCCACCGGCCGGCGTAGACCGACCACTCGATCTGATCCGCCGCCGCCGGTGCGCCCGCCCCTGCAAGACTCGAGAGCGCGATCAGCACCGCCATGCCCGAGACAACCGCCCTGTCAGCGAAATGTCGTTTGTTGTCAGGACTGGACATCGCGGGATCTTACTGCAAGCGATTCCTCGGTTCTATTGCAAATGAAGGCCAACCGGAAAGCGCGCCTCTACGTCGTTGCGACCTCGCATCTGGACTCCCAGTGGCGCTGGACCATTCAAACGACGATCCGGCACTTTCTCCGACGAACCCTGCTCGACAATTTCGATCGCCTGCGGGCTTTCCCCGGCTACGTCCTCAGCTTCGAGGGCGCCTTTCGCTACCAGCTCGCCGAGGAGTACTACCCGAAGGAGTTCCAGGAGCTCACGCGCTGGGTCCGCGCAAAGCGCTGGCGCCCCGCCGGCGCCATGCTGGACGCGCCCGACACCAACTTGCCGTCACCCGAATCGCTGATTCGCCATGTTCTCTACGGCAACGGCTATTTCGAGAACAAGTTCGGCCAGCGCTGCATCGACGTTTTCCTTCCGGATTGCTTCGGTTTCCCCTGGAGCCTTCCCACCGTCGCCGCCCACTGTGGACTCGAGGGATTCTCGAGCCAGAAGCTCATCAAGTGGATGTCGCCAGCGAAGATCCCGTTCGACATCGGCCTCTGGGAGGGTCCGGACGGATCCCGCATCGTCGCGGTGCTCGACCCGGGTGGCTACGGTGCGCCGTTGCGCGAGGATCTCTCGAGATCTCGGGCATGGAAAAGAAGACTCGAGGTGAAGCGCGATGAGACCGGCGTGCCCCTTGGCTACAGGTACTTCGGCGTCGGTGACCGAGGCGGCGCTCCGGACCCGACATCTCTCGACTACCTGGAGCAGGGCTTGGCCGCGGACGGAGAGATTGAGGTCGTTCACTCGGGCTCTGATCAGTTCTTCCGTGATCTGGCGGCCCAAGACCGCGACCGGCTTCCGGTCCATCGCGGAGACCTTCTGCTCCCGACCCACGGTACCGGCTGCTGGACTTCCCAGGCCATTCTCAAGAAGTGGAACCGGCGCTGCGAGTTGCTCGCCGAGGCCGCGGAGCGGGCTGCGCTGGCCGCCGACTGGCTCGGAGGCCAGGACTACCCTCGGGCGGAGCTCCGCCAGGAATGGACCCGGTTTCTGTGGCATCAGATGCACGACGACCTCACCGGCACCAGCTCTCCGGAGGCCTATCGATTCACTTGGAACGATCTCGTGCTGGCGCAGAATCGCTTTTCGTCGCTGCTTCAATCCAGCGTGGCCGCGGTAGCTCGCGGACTCGACACCCGGTCCGAGGGGGTCCCGATCGTCGTGTTCAATTCCCTGGGCTTCGACCGCGAAGAGCTTGTCGATGCCTGGGTCCGGTTCGACCGCGAGCCGCCGAGATTCGTGACCGTCAGCGATCCCGCGGGGGCTGAGATCCCGAGCCAGGAGCTGGAACGCGAGGGCAACCGGCTGCGGCTGTTGTTCCCGGCGTCGGTGCCCTCGGTCGGAGTTGCCGTCTACCAGGTCATGCCGGCGGCCCAGGCTCGATCGGTGGATTGCGATCTGGCGATCACGGCCAGGACCCTCGAGAACCACCGCTACCGGGTCGAGTTCGACGACCACGGCGGGATCGTGAGCCTGTACGACAAGAAGCTCGAGCGCGAGCTACTGAACGGCCCCATGGACGTCGTCTTGCTCCCCGACCGTTCCTCGAAGTGGCCGGCCTGGGAGCTCCGCTACGAGGATCTGTGCTCGCCGCCGTCTGCCGTGGGCGGAAGGGCGGACTTTCGGATCGCGGAGACGGGCCCGGTTCGAGCGACTCTCGAGATCGTGAGAACGGCCGGGGCCACCACCCTGCTTCAGCGGATCTCGCTTGCGGTCGGTGATGCCGGATCGCGGCTCGAGATAAGGCTCGACATCGACTGGCAAAGCTCGGGCCAGCTGCTCAAAGCCGTTTTTCCTCTGGCCCTCGATGGAGCGATTGCGACCTACGACATGGGCCTCGGGGCGGTGGAGCGCGAACCGAACCGGCGCGAGCGGTACGAAGTGCCGGCCCACGAGTGGGCCGATCTTTCGGGACCGGACTGGGGCGTTTCAGTTCTGAGCCAGCACAAATACGGTTGGGATCGGCCCGACCCGAGCACCTTGCGCTTGAGCCTGTTGCGCGCGCCCAAGGCTCTGCGCAGGTTTGCCCACCAGGCGGTCCAGGATCTCGGCCGCCACCGCATGGCCTATGCCATCGAGAGCCACGGCGTCGACTCGGCGGCTGCGATCGCGGCGCGGGCAGCGAGTTTCAACCAACCTCTGTTTCCGTTTCAGGCGGGACCTCATCCCGGTGCTCTCGGACGCAGGTTCTCACTGCTGCGAATCGAGAGCCGGAGCGCCCAGCTCATGGCGCTCAAGCAGGCAGAAGATCGGCGGCTCTGGCTGGCTCGCATCCGTGAAACCGCGGGCGGGCGCTCGGCCTCGGTCTCACTGGCGGCACCCCAGCCGTTTCTGAGCGCCGCCGAGGTCAACGGCTGTGAGCAATCGGAGTCGCCGGCGGTGCTTACCGGCGGACGTCTGAGCATTGACCTCCAGGGCTTTGCGCCGCGCAGCTTCTTGCTGGCGCCAGGGGCTCCACCGAGCCGTGTGCCGCTCCTCGATCAGGCACGGGTCGAGCTTCCCTTCGAGACGCCTTCGACCAGTTTCCACGGTCAGCCGGGATCCAACTTCGATGGCGCGGGCCAATCGATCCCGGGTGAGCTCTTCCCACCGCAGATCACCGCCGGGGGCTTGTGCTTTGTTCTTGGGCCCAACGAGCCACACGAGCACAATGCGATGGCCTGCCGAGGGCAGGAGCTCGATCTGCCGGCCGGCGACTTCGATCGCTTGGCCTTCCTGGCGACCTCGACCAGCCGGGACGGGACGACGATGAGCTTCCCCGGCGGAGACGGCAAATCCGTGCGCGTGCCCTACTACTCGGGCTTCGTCGGGCAGTGGAAACGCTTCTCGGGACGGTTCGGCTTTCTTCTCCGCCGCTGGAAGCCAGGCTTCATCGAACGGACGCCGGTCGCCTGGACCGCCACACACCGCCACGACCGCAAGGTCCGCGATCAGGTCTACACCTACTGCTACCTCTTTCTCTTCGAGATTCCGATCTCGCCGGAAGCCCGCTCGGTCAAGCTTCCAGTCGCGCCGGACGTCAAGCTGTTCGCCACCACGGCGTCACTTTCCGGCGAATGGACGCTCGAGCCCGCGGCGCTCTTCTACGACTGAATCGGGGCCACCATTCTCTGGTGTCCTCTTCCAAGAGCTGCCCGCCTGAAGGAGCGACGAGTGGGCCTCGGAGGGAGCCTCTCTTCGCTCCCGGAGAGACCACACCGGAGCGACGCATCTGGTCCAGTCGGCTCGGAGGTCGAGCCGTCCTCTGGCGAATCACTTGTCGACCGCCCGTCGACTCCGAACTAGCCCGCCCCGTCTCCAGGCCGTTCCCAGGTCTCGGCGCTCTCGTCGAAGGCGGGTAACTCGACCTCCTGGCCGAGGCGGGTCCGCACCCCGTACTCCCAGAGGCGGGCATACTTCATGAACACGCCCGTCGCCTGGAGTCCACAGATCGCCAAGCCGTGCATGCCGTCGAGAATGCCAAGCTGCAGAAAGTAGGTCCGGAAGAAGCGCCACAGCGGTCGGCCACCGATTGCCAGGAGTCCCGCGCTGCGGCCTTCCCGAAACCCCTGGGCCGCACCCCAATCGGCGTAGTTCATGAGCTTCTGGAAGTACTGGTCAAAGGTCCGGTAGGTGTAGTGCAGAAGCGAGCTCTTGAGAGTCGGAACGTCGCCGTCGATATCCAGATCCGCGTGAACGCGGCGATTCGGATACCGACCGTGGGCGCGATCGAACAGACGGATGACCTTGTCGGTCGACCA includes the following:
- a CDS encoding glucose-1-phosphate cytidylyltransferase, with product MVEIGGMPILWHIMKIYGFHGVERFVLCLGYKGWVIKQYFLRYHEMMRDFTVSMDHPESPEFHNRRGEERWQVTCSETGEESGTGARLRLVRDYLDKETFFFTYGDAVGNVDIGKLLDYHYEQGKIATVTGVHPTSRYGEMEVKDGVALEFNEKPTVATGVVSGGFFVFQREVFDYLNDDPELLLELEPLQALARDGELAVYVHEGHWEPMDTYRDYLHLNKTWREGSPPWKIWKD
- a CDS encoding acyloxyacyl hydrolase, producing the protein MSSPDNKRHFADRAVVSGMAVLIALSSLAGAGAPAAADQIEWSVYAGRWGLEKEGETSELGFEIQRPMGTRGFDLVGGIAGTADEAVWAYAGASWRWEPGGKWRVRPGFAVSVFEKGDGKDLGGAIEFRSSLEATYRTRRDLRLGLLVYHLSNAGFYDLNPGSNSLVFVVGFP
- a CDS encoding alpha-mannosidase encodes the protein MKANRKARLYVVATSHLDSQWRWTIQTTIRHFLRRTLLDNFDRLRAFPGYVLSFEGAFRYQLAEEYYPKEFQELTRWVRAKRWRPAGAMLDAPDTNLPSPESLIRHVLYGNGYFENKFGQRCIDVFLPDCFGFPWSLPTVAAHCGLEGFSSQKLIKWMSPAKIPFDIGLWEGPDGSRIVAVLDPGGYGAPLREDLSRSRAWKRRLEVKRDETGVPLGYRYFGVGDRGGAPDPTSLDYLEQGLAADGEIEVVHSGSDQFFRDLAAQDRDRLPVHRGDLLLPTHGTGCWTSQAILKKWNRRCELLAEAAERAALAADWLGGQDYPRAELRQEWTRFLWHQMHDDLTGTSSPEAYRFTWNDLVLAQNRFSSLLQSSVAAVARGLDTRSEGVPIVVFNSLGFDREELVDAWVRFDREPPRFVTVSDPAGAEIPSQELEREGNRLRLLFPASVPSVGVAVYQVMPAAQARSVDCDLAITARTLENHRYRVEFDDHGGIVSLYDKKLERELLNGPMDVVLLPDRSSKWPAWELRYEDLCSPPSAVGGRADFRIAETGPVRATLEIVRTAGATTLLQRISLAVGDAGSRLEIRLDIDWQSSGQLLKAVFPLALDGAIATYDMGLGAVEREPNRRERYEVPAHEWADLSGPDWGVSVLSQHKYGWDRPDPSTLRLSLLRAPKALRRFAHQAVQDLGRHRMAYAIESHGVDSAAAIAARAASFNQPLFPFQAGPHPGALGRRFSLLRIESRSAQLMALKQAEDRRLWLARIRETAGGRSASVSLAAPQPFLSAAEVNGCEQSESPAVLTGGRLSIDLQGFAPRSFLLAPGAPPSRVPLLDQARVELPFETPSTSFHGQPGSNFDGAGQSIPGELFPPQITAGGLCFVLGPNEPHEHNAMACRGQELDLPAGDFDRLAFLATSTSRDGTTMSFPGGDGKSVRVPYYSGFVGQWKRFSGRFGFLLRRWKPGFIERTPVAWTATHRHDRKVRDQVYTYCYLFLFEIPISPEARSVKLPVAPDVKLFATTASLSGEWTLEPAALFYD
- a CDS encoding glycosyltransferase family 2 protein produces the protein MPKHSEQASKRPSRPLSVIITTFNEEVNVGDCIESALWADEVLVVDSYSTDETVEIAKSYPVKVLQREYFGSAAQKNWSRDRVENDWVLIVDADERITPELADEIQGILSVPPRAYGYYIRRKNVVLEKVIKHSGWSTDKVIRLFDRAHGRYPNRRVHADLDIDGDVPTLKSSLLHYTYRTFDQYFQKLMNYADWGAAQGFREGRSAGLLAIGGRPLWRFFRTYFLQLGILDGMHGLAICGLQATGVFMKYARLWEYGVRTRLGQEVELPAFDESAETWERPGDGAG